The Ornithodoros turicata isolate Travis unplaced genomic scaffold, ASM3712646v1 Chromosome118, whole genome shotgun sequence genome includes a region encoding these proteins:
- the LOC135371614 gene encoding uncharacterized protein LOC135371614 has protein sequence MVRRLKYMLREVQEQHVQNISQTGQNVDLGAGVLVRQTKLTRLEQTYKDQPSKFARSLMRVLFTDEEMVNKSLFGLQANSNKDKEAKPALDPARVKAVLEHTSATFRCSEAPLKRSLSSMLQKLNAKHAVDK, from the exons ATGGTACGCAGACTAAAATACATGCTGAGAGAAGTTCAGGAACAACACGTCCAGAATATATCTCAGACTGGTCAA AACGTGGACCTGGGTGCAGGTGTACTCGTCCGCCAAACCAAGCTAACACGACTGGAGCAGACATACAAAGACCAGCCGTCCAAGTTTGCGAGGTCCCTGATGAGGGTTTTGTTCACGGACGAGGAGATGGTGAACAAGTCCCTTTTTGGACTGCAGGCCAACAGCAACAAGGACAAGGAAGCGAAACCGGCCCTCGATCCAGCACGTGTGAAGGCTGTGCTAG AACACACCAGCGCCACTTTCAGGTGCTCAGAGGCACCCCTGAAACGGAGCCTCAGCTCAATGCTACAAAAGCTGAACGCAAAGCATGCTGTAGATAAATAA